The genomic interval GCTGTGCGTAACGACAACCTGTTCTTTGCCAACTTTGCAAAGAATGCTCTAATATTTGAAACTCCCCTCTCTCTCTTCTCTAACTTTGTCACTGAAAAACGTGGGCATCGGGATGAGCTAGATATCAAGAAAGGTGCGATATTCCCGATTGTTCACGGTGTCCGCAGTCTTGCACTTGAGCATCGCCTGCAAACCACGAATACTATCGATCGAATTAAGGAGCTTAACGACAAGGGGGTTATTGATACACCTTTTGCCACAGAGCTTATCGAGGCCATCAGCTTTCTGCTGGGTCTGCGCCTGCGCATCCATCTGGAAAAGCATGATCGGGATAAAGTGATTGATAATTATGTCAACCCTAATCAGCTCAATAACTTTGAACGTGATTTGCTACGGGATGTATTCAAAATTGTAGAGCGATTTAAGAAGTACATTACACATCACTTCAAACTGAATATGGTGCGCTAAATGCTGGGAGCAGTTAAACAATATTTCAATCGTCGGAAACTTGTCGACGAAAGTTTTCAGTTTCTCTTTGAGCCGTACGAGGGTGACGAAGCCGTTGCTTTTGACTGTGAAACCACGGGCCTGGACCCAAAGCACGATGAAATCATTGCCATAGGTGCCGTGCGCATCAAGGGGAATCGCGTTGTAGCTAGTGAAAAATTCGAACGATTTTTCAACCCGCAACAGGAGATGAAAGTAGAGAGCATCAAGATTCACCACCTTCTCAGTTGCGATTTGGTGGATAGCGATCCTATTGAAGATGGCATGCGGGACTTTCTCCACTTCATCGGGAATCGTCCCCTGGTTGGCTACTATCTGGAATTTGACGTGGCTATGGTTAACAAAGCAATTAAACCTTTCTTGGGTATTTCACTTCCCAATAAACAAATTGAAGTATCGGGTCTCTACTTCGATAAAAAAATTGCAGCTATTCCTGAGGGAAATGTTGACCTGCGCTTTGACTCCATCATGGAAGATCTCAGGCTACCACCTTTTGCCAAGCACAACGCTCTAGGGGACGCTATTATGGCAGCCATGATGTATATCAAGCTTATAAATGTCAAATTTCTGGAGAAGTTCTAAAGCACTACCTGCTACTGGATTAACTTATGGTTAAATTCAGTATATTTTTTGTACTAAGCCCCGAAAAAACATAGCGCAACTCTCTATCAACTAACACTCGCTTTTACATTAATCCTCCTCCTCTCTCCCCCTCTTTCGGATCACTCTCCCATTGCTAACCCACATTTGACAACAGCCCCCCAAAAACACCCTCAAAATCGCCAATTTTTCAACATCAACCCGCATGCCTGCTGGGCTGATTAGTGAAAAGCCG from Desulfurispira natronophila carries:
- a CDS encoding 3'-5' exonuclease produces the protein MLGAVKQYFNRRKLVDESFQFLFEPYEGDEAVAFDCETTGLDPKHDEIIAIGAVRIKGNRVVASEKFERFFNPQQEMKVESIKIHHLLSCDLVDSDPIEDGMRDFLHFIGNRPLVGYYLEFDVAMVNKAIKPFLGISLPNKQIEVSGLYFDKKIAAIPEGNVDLRFDSIMEDLRLPPFAKHNALGDAIMAAMMYIKLINVKFLEKF